A window of Phacochoerus africanus isolate WHEZ1 chromosome 11, ROS_Pafr_v1, whole genome shotgun sequence genomic DNA:
agacgcggctcggatcccgcgttgctgtggctgtggtgtaggccagtggctacagctccgattggacccctagcctgggaatttccatatgccgcggaagcggcccaaagaaatagcaaaaagacaaaataaataaatatcctgtgaacagtaaagcggcccaaagaaaatagcaaaaaaaaaaaaaaaaaaaaaaactcttagaagaggacataggcaaaacattctctgacatcaaccatacaaatgttttcttggtcGCTCTCCCAAAactctagaaataaaaacaaaaataaaccaatggcacctaatcaaacttacaagcttttgcacagcaaagaaaaaaaaacaaaaagtcaacctacagaatgagagaaaataattgtaaacaATGCAACTggtaagggcttaatctccaaaatatacaaacagctcatacaactcaacagcaaaactcaaacaacccaattgaaaaatgggcagaagacctaaatagacatttttcaatagatattttatattagttttcatATTAATTCTTCAAAGATACACTTACATTTGCACCCTTACAATATTCTCAGTTTGGAtgaccacatttcaagtgctcagtaccATATATGactagttacttttttttctttcttttttttttcttttgtctttttgctatttcttgggccgcttccgcggcatatggaggttcccaggctaggggtccaatcggagctgtagccaccggcctacgccagagccacagcaacgcgggatccgagccgcgtctgcaacctacaccacagctcacggcaacgccggatcgttaacccactgagcaagggcagggatcgaacccgcaaactcatggttcctagtcggattcattaaccactgcgccacgacaggaactccgactagTTACTTCTATATTGGGTAGTAACAGCTCCCGGTTATCTCAGGCCACAACCAGGGTAACCCTTGAAATTAAACCCCAAATTCTGTCTCTGTTAGTGTTGAAACAATATATGATACCTCCACTCCATATCTTTATAccccataaaattttatttctcttgcctagAAGTTGTAATTCACTAAACTATCTCTAGGGCTCTACCCATCAAGTCATAGGTCACCATACTTGCAACTATATGAAACCTAACGTACTTTATACTTATACACTACAGAATTCATCAGAACTGATCTTGTCATTTTGCCAAGACCAACTCAACAAAATTTTCCACCTCCTACTCTCttacaaaatgtgatatattaaaATTACCCTGTGAAAAGTAGCATGAAATTACTGTGAATAAATTCATAAGTTAAATGTGCTAGGTCAACAAACATGTGAAGTAAAATCTTCCAAGAAAGACATGAGGCAAGAAAACatgacataaagaaaaacaaactggaTTGGGATTCAAGCTGGGAtttccagtcccagctctggcACCAAGCAATTTTATGTTCTTGGGCAACATATAAACATTTCTGAGTCTCTAAAGTGTAATGTATTATATGAAGGTGCTAGATAAAAAATTCTTGGATCTTATTTCtcaatttctaatatttattcaAGAGAAGGTTATTCTGCCCAAGGTTTTCTTTAGGGCAAATACAACATCCTTATTCCTCAGGCTATAGATTAATGGGTTAAACATGGGCACCACAATGGTATAGAACAGGGAGGATACTTTCCCCTGGTCAAGGGGTAGGATAGAAGGTGGTTTGAGGTACATAAATGCTCCTgagccaaagaaaagagaaactgcaATTATGTGGGAACTGCAAGTACTAAAGGCTTTGGATCTGCCTTTAGTGGAGCTAATGTGGAAAATGCTTGAAAGGATGAAACCGTAAGAGATAAAAATGGCACCAATGGGCACCCCAATGCCAATGGTCACAACAATAAAGACTGCTAATACATTTATGTAAGAGCTATTGCAGGAAAGTTCAAGGAGAGGAAGAATGTCACACATATAGTGATTGATAAGGTTGTCAGCACAAAAGGTCAGAAATACTATATTTCCTGTATGGGCCACAGCCCCAAAAACCCCCATGCCATAGACACCCAACAAAAGGAGTAAACACACCTGAGGAGACATGGTAACTGTGTACACCAATGGtttacagatggccacatagcggtcatacgCCATCGCTGACAAAATGAACGATtcggaaaagacaaaaaaacaaaagaaaaagagctgagTCATGCACCCTGC
This region includes:
- the LOC125111629 gene encoding olfactory receptor 8B12-like, producing MAADNTSSVTEFILAGLTNQPELQILLFFLFLSFYMVTVVGNLSLITLIGLNSHLHIPMYFFLFNLSFIDFSFSTAIIPKMLTSFVSKKNIISYAGCMTQLFFFCFFVFSESFILSAMAYDRYVAICKPLVYTVTMSPQVCLLLLLGVYGMGVFGAVAHTGNIVFLTFCADNLINHYMCDILPLLELSCNSSYINVLAVFIVVTIGIGVPIGAIFISYGFILSSIFHISSTKGRSKAFSTCSSHIIAVSLFFGSGAFMYLKPPSILPLDQGKVSSLFYTIVVPMFNPLIYSLRNKDVVFALKKTLGRITFS